The following proteins are co-located in the Macadamia integrifolia cultivar HAES 741 chromosome 3, SCU_Mint_v3, whole genome shotgun sequence genome:
- the LOC122072912 gene encoding cytochrome P450 CYP82D47-like: MDSLLQFPTVMFLSFLVFLYYLLQWRRSSSRNTKLNKSGNKRVGAPVAAGAWPIFGHLHMLGGNSIPHITLGALADKYGPVFTIRLGMQPALVVSSWEIAKECFSTNDRALATRSKAIATKLMGYNYALFGFTYYGTYWREIRKIVMLELLSNRRLEMLKHVRASEIEAFTKDLYKMWVEKRNLTCQGGQNVVILVDMKKWFTDLTLNIIVRIVAGKRYTASNAEEALRCQEGVREFFHYVGLFVVSDAFPFLEGLDLQGYEKAMKKTAKKLDSIVEGWLKDHQQKRSSADYAAKAKGDQDFMDVMISIMEDSKLSSPDYDADTVIKATCLTMILGGNDTTVVTFTWALSLLLNNPHVLKRAQDELDMHVGRDRQVDESDIIKLEYLQAIVKETLRLYPAAPLAAPHEAIEECTIAGFHVPVGTRILPNLYKIHRDPRVWLDPSKFKPERFLTSHVDVDLRGQHFELIPFGSGRRMCPGLSFALQVLHLGLARLLHEFEFANPSNSPVDMTESPGLTNIKATPLEVLLSPRLPPKLYG, encoded by the exons AtggattctcttcttcaattcccaaCAGTTATGTTCCTCTCCTTCCTAGTATTTCTTTACTACTTGCTTCAATGGAGGAGGTCATCGAGTAGGAATACAAAGCTCAACAAGAGTGGCAATAAAAGGGTAGGTGCACCAGTAGCCGCTGGGGCATGGCCAATATTTGGTCACCTCCATATGTTAGGAGGTAATTCCATTCCTCACATTACTTTGGGAGCATTGGCTGACAAATATGGGCCAGTTTTCACCATTCGGCTTGGTATGCAACCTGCTTTGGTGGTAAGTAGTTGGGAGATAGCAAAGGAATGTTTTAGTACAAACGATAGGGCCCTTGCCACCAGATCCAAGGCAATAGCCACAAAGCTCATGGGCTATAACTATGCTCTATTTGGCTTCACTTATTATGGAACTTATTGGCGTGAGATACGCAAGATAGTCATGCTTGAGCTTCTCTCCAATCGTAGACTTGAGATGCTCAAGCATGTCAGAGCCTCAGAGATTGAAGCCTTCACAAAAGATCTGTACAAGATGTGGGTAGAGAAGAGAAACTTGACTTGTCAAGGTGGCCAAAATGTAGTGATCTTGGTTGATATGAAGAAATGGTTCACAGATTTAACTCTAAATATAATCGTTCGCATTGTAGCTGGGAAGCGATATACAGCCTCTAATGCAGAGGAGGCATTGCGGTGCCAAGAAGGAGTTAGAGAGTTTTTTCACTATGTGGGTCTATTTGTTGTGTCTGATGCATTTCCCTTTCTTGAGGGGTTGGACTTGCAGGGATATGAGAAAGCTATGAAGAAGACCGCGAAAAAATTGGATTCTATAGTTGAAGGATGGTTGAAGGATCATCAGCAGAAGAGATCTTCTGCTGACTATGCCGCCAAGGCCAAAGGTGATCAAGACTTCATGGATGTTATGATATCtatcatggaggattcaaagCTCTCATCACCAGATTATGACGCTGATACTGTCATCAAAGCTACTTGCCTA ACTATGATTCTAGGTGGCAATGACACTACTGTGGTTACTTTCACATGGGCCCTCTCATTACTACTCAACAATCCTCACGTTTTGAAAAGAGCCCAAGATGAGTTGGACATGCACGTTGGCAGGGACCGACAAGTGGACGAATCAGATATAATTAAGTTGGAATATCTCCAAGCAATAGTCAAGGAAACATTGCGTCTCTACCCTGCAGCTCCACTAGCTGCCCCACATGAGGCCATAGAAGAGTGTACCATAGCTGGTTTTCATGTTCCAGTAGGAACTCGTATACTGCCAAATCTCTATAAGATTCATAGGGATCCACGTGTATGGTTGGACCCATCTAAATTTAAGCCAGAGAGGTTTCTCACAAGTCATGTGGATGTTGATCTTCGAGGTCAGCACTTTGAATTAATCCCTTTTGGCTCTGGTAGGCGAATGTGTCCAGGGCTTTCATTTGCTCTTCAAGTCCTACACTTGGGTCTGGCTCGTTTGCTTCATGAGTTTGAGTTTGCAAATCCTTCCAACTCACCTGTGGATATGACAGAGAGCCCAGGGCTTACCAACATCAAGGCAACACCACTTGAAGTCCTCCTCAGCCCACGTCTTCCTCCTAAGCTTTATGGATAG
- the LOC122074740 gene encoding cytochrome P450 CYP82D47-like, with product MDSLLQFPTFMFFSFLLFLYFLLQWRSRNTKLSCSKKRVSPPEAAGAWPIMGHLHLLGGNSIPHITLGALADKYGPAFTIRLGMHPALVVSSWEVAKECFSTNDRALATRSKAIATKLMGYNYALVGSTFYGTYWREVRKIVMLKLLSNRRLEMLKHVRASEIEAFTKDLYKMWVEKKGGQNIQVLVDMKKWFADLTLNIIVRMVAGKRYFGIANTASDAEEAFRCQEGVRDFFHYAGLFVVSDAFPFLEGLDLQGYEKAMKKSAKNLDSIVEGWLKEHKKKRLSDANYGKAKGDHNDQDFMDVMISIMEDSNLSSPDYDADTVIKATCLNMILGGNDATVVTFTWALSLLLNNRQVLQRAQDELDMHVGRDRQVEESDIVKLEYLQAIVKETLRLYPAAPLSAPHEAIEECTIAGFHVPVGTRIVSNLYKIQRDPRVWVDPSDFRPERFLTSHVDVDLRGQHFELIPFGSGRRMCPGISFALQVLHLGLARLLHEFEFATPSNSPVDMTESPGLTNIKATPLEVLLNPRLPPKLYG from the exons AtggattctcttcttcaattcccaaCATTTATGTTCTTCTCCTTCCTGTTATTTCTTTACTTCTTGCTTCAATGGAGGTCAAGGAATACAAAGCTCAGCTGTAGCAAAAAAAGGGTTTCTCCACCAGAAGCCGCCGGGGCATGGCCAATAATGGGTCACCTCCATCTGTTAGGAGGTAATTCCATTCCTCACATTACTTTAGGAGCATTAGCTGACAAATATGGGCCAGCTTTCACCATTCGACTTGGCATGCATCCTGCTTTGGTGGTTAGTAGTTGGGAGGTAGCAAAGGAATGTTTTAGTACAAACGATAGAGCTCTTGCCACAAGATCCAAGGCAATAGCCACAAAGCTCATGGGTTATAACTATGCTCTTGTTGGCTCAACTTTTTATGGAACTTATTGGCGTGAGGTACGCAAGATAGTCATGCTCAAGCTTCTCTCCAATCGCCGCCTTGAGATGCTTAAACATGTTAGAGCCTCGGAGATAGAAGCCTTCACAAAAGACCTATACAAGATGTGGGTAGAGAAGAAAGGTGGCCAAAATATACAAGTCTTGGTTGATATGAAGAAATGGTTTGCAGATTTGACACTTAACATTATTGTTCGAATGGTGGCTGGGAAGAGATACTTTGGCATAGCAAATACTGCCTCTGATGCAGAGGAGGCGTTTCGGTGCCAAGAAGGAGTTAGAGATTTTTTTCATTACGCTGGTCTATTTGTGGTTTCAGATGCATTTCCCTTTCTTGAGGGATTGGATTTGCAAGGATATGAGAAAGCTATGAAGAAGAGCGCGAAAAACTTGGATTCTATAGTTGAAGGATGGTTGAAGGAGCATAAGAAGAAGCGATTATCTGATGCTAATTATGGTAAGGCCAAGGGTGATCATAATGATCAAGACTTCATGGACGTAATGATatccatcatggaggattcaaacCTCTCCTCACCAGATTATGATGCTGATACGGTCATCAAAGCTACTTGCTTA AATATGATTCTTGGTGGCAATGACGCCACTGTGGTTACTTTCACTTGGGCCCTCTCATTACTACTCAACAATCGTCAAGTACTACAAAGAGCTCAAGATGAGCTGGACATGCATGTTGGTAGGGACAGACAAGTGGAGGAATCAGATATAGTTAAGTTGGAATATCTCCAAGCAATAGTAAAGGAAACATTGCGTCTCTACCCTGCAGCTCCATTATCTGCTCCACATGAGGCCATAGAAGAGTGTACCATAGCTGGTTTTCATGTTCCAGTAGGTACTCGTATAGTTTCAAATCTTTATAAGATTCAAAGAGATCCAAGAGTATGGGTAGACCCATCTGATTTTAGGCCAGAGAGGTTTCTCACAAGCCATGTGGATGTTGATCTTCGAGGTCAGCACTTTGAATTAATCCCTTTTGGATCTGGTAGGCGAATGTGTCCTGGGATTTCTTTTGCTCTTCAAGTTCTGCACTTGGGTCTCGCTCGTTTGCTTCATGAGTTTGAGTTTGCAACCCCTTCCAACTCACCTGTGGATATGACAGAGAGCCCAGGGCTTACCAACATCAAGGCAACACCACTTGAAGTTCTTCTCAACCCACGTCTTCCTCCTAAGCTTTATGGATAG